The Nitrospiraceae bacterium genome window below encodes:
- the mtaB gene encoding tRNA (N(6)-L-threonylcarbamoyladenosine(37)-C(2))-methylthiotransferase MtaB: protein MSDQTPRASLHTLGCRLSQSETSMMGDLLRKKGYRLVEFGEDTDLLVLNTCSVTESAEKDCRYAVRKTLRHSPQAFVAVTGCYAQTGAALLQSIPGIDLIVGTEFKMKLPEYLPPPKHLQKRTAPELQHSRTIDREDFILPGTAYSDSTRALLKIQDGCDFMCSFCLIPFARGRERSRVLIDVLREAKELTDAGYRELVLTGVNIGRYRQEGASLVDLLRQLEAISGVARIRISSIEPTTVTEDLLEHMAHSSKVCRYLHIPLQSGDDRILEAMNRRYNLREYEALMDRALAFMPDAGFGTDLLVGFPGEDEESFERTREAATRLPFSYFHVFSYSERPGTAAARLESSLSPGTVQKRRQILTELSREKALSFSQRHIGQTLPVLFEKGERQGLRTGTSGNFLRVGLASKLDPAGTIQDVTITGIMDGLAVGELSPTAKHDIKAPLAMVAR, encoded by the coding sequence ATGTCCGATCAGACTCCTCGCGCCTCGCTACATACCCTCGGCTGCCGCCTCAGTCAGTCGGAGACGTCCATGATGGGCGATCTCCTGCGCAAGAAGGGCTATCGGCTCGTCGAGTTCGGCGAGGACACCGATCTGCTCGTGCTCAACACCTGCTCCGTCACCGAGAGCGCCGAAAAGGATTGCCGCTACGCAGTCAGGAAAACGCTCCGCCATTCGCCGCAAGCCTTCGTTGCCGTCACCGGCTGTTATGCCCAGACCGGCGCAGCCCTGCTCCAATCGATCCCAGGGATCGACCTGATCGTCGGAACCGAATTCAAGATGAAGCTCCCGGAGTATCTGCCGCCGCCAAAGCACCTGCAGAAGAGGACCGCGCCGGAGCTCCAGCACAGCCGAACCATCGACCGGGAGGATTTCATCCTACCCGGCACCGCCTACTCCGACTCGACCCGGGCGCTGCTGAAGATTCAGGATGGCTGCGACTTCATGTGCAGTTTCTGCCTGATTCCGTTTGCCAGGGGCCGCGAACGCAGCCGGGTCTTGATCGACGTCCTTCGTGAAGCCAAGGAATTGACCGACGCAGGCTATCGAGAGCTGGTGTTGACCGGAGTGAATATTGGGCGGTACCGGCAGGAAGGGGCATCGCTCGTCGATCTGCTCCGCCAGCTCGAGGCAATTTCGGGCGTCGCGCGAATCCGGATTTCTTCGATTGAACCGACCACCGTCACCGAAGACCTTCTCGAGCATATGGCTCACTCTTCGAAAGTCTGCCGCTATCTCCACATCCCCCTGCAAAGCGGCGATGACCGGATCCTGGAGGCCATGAACCGGCGATACAATCTCCGCGAGTACGAGGCCCTGATGGACCGGGCCCTGGCATTCATGCCCGATGCAGGCTTCGGAACTGATCTGTTGGTCGGCTTCCCCGGCGAGGACGAAGAATCATTCGAGCGCACAAGAGAGGCGGCAACCCGACTCCCCTTCTCCTACTTCCACGTGTTCAGCTATTCGGAAAGGCCCGGAACTGCCGCAGCCAGGCTGGAATCGTCATTGTCCCCCGGAACGGTGCAGAAAAGGCGTCAGATCCTGACCGAGCTTTCCCGAGAAAAAGCCCTCAGCTTCTCCCAACGCCATATCGGGCAGACCTTACCTGTCCTCTTCGAAAAGGGAGAGCGACAGGGGTTGCGCACCGGAACAAGTGGGAATTTTTTGCGCGTTGGGCTGGCCAGCAAACTGGACCCGGCCGGCACGATACAGGATGTCACGATCACCGGTATAATGGACGGCCTCGCCGTCGGAGAACTCTCCCCAACGGCGAAGCACGATATAAAGGCACCCCTTGCGATGGTTGCACGATGA
- a CDS encoding cupin domain-containing protein, whose translation MSGESSMVAREEIAERWRARGFSCDVWVDPPGQVWEDYAHATDELVLVLEGRLELEFGGRLVRPAVGEEIVIPARIPHTVRNIGGTTARWLYGYKREGHR comes from the coding sequence ATGAGCGGTGAATCATCCATGGTTGCCCGCGAGGAGATTGCCGAGCGGTGGCGTGCAAGAGGCTTCAGTTGTGATGTTTGGGTTGATCCGCCCGGGCAAGTGTGGGAGGATTACGCCCACGCGACCGATGAGCTGGTCTTGGTTCTCGAAGGGCGCCTCGAACTGGAATTCGGCGGGCGCCTGGTGCGGCCGGCCGTGGGAGAGGAAATTGTCATCCCAGCCCGCATCCCCCATACCGTGAGGAATATCGGGGGCACTACCGCCAGATGGCTCTACGGGTACAAACGCGAAGGTCATCGTTGA
- a CDS encoding HlyC/CorC family transporter gives MDIIVLIFLILLSAVISVVEVGFYSVNDTKLRALADLGSKRAEMALHLRNDPQRLLLTILVADRLIDTATASLATIITLNRFGGQGLEGVLGEAFAVLVGILTFVLLVFADLVPKTLAAKFSVPVVLNMAYPAYAAQQVLKPIMFFVVPLIYKLTGGKGLSVPFVTEEELKIMLDESSKSGVIEAQEVKMIKNVFQLKDITSEDCMTPRIYMFALDCNLLLKEAKELLFKSKYSRIPLYEGTLDNIIGILYKTKALTALAQGLSEMKVREIASPALFVPHTKSADDLMKQFQLDKRHMAIVVNEFGGVMGLVTLEDLLEEVVGEIVDETDITEELIKRIGKNQILVHGRTEVRKVNDFLKVDLGDDAVTISGLIQHELGRIPKVGEEVHIGNCRLVIHEADPRVIKSVQIYKEEKHPSHVEAVVGEAMPVSQVSGDR, from the coding sequence ATGGACATTATCGTACTGATATTCCTCATCCTATTGTCGGCCGTGATCTCCGTCGTCGAGGTGGGGTTCTACTCCGTCAACGATACGAAGTTGCGGGCGCTGGCGGATCTAGGCAGCAAGCGGGCTGAAATGGCCCTTCATTTAAGAAACGATCCGCAGCGACTCCTCCTGACCATTCTCGTTGCCGACCGACTTATTGATACGGCCACGGCTTCCTTGGCCACCATCATCACGTTGAACCGCTTCGGCGGGCAGGGGCTGGAGGGGGTCTTGGGCGAGGCCTTCGCGGTCTTGGTCGGTATCCTGACCTTCGTCTTGCTGGTCTTCGCAGACCTGGTGCCGAAAACCTTGGCGGCCAAGTTCTCCGTGCCGGTCGTCTTGAACATGGCTTATCCCGCTTATGCGGCCCAGCAGGTGTTGAAACCGATCATGTTCTTCGTCGTGCCGCTGATCTACAAGCTCACCGGGGGCAAAGGGCTCAGCGTGCCCTTCGTGACCGAGGAAGAGCTGAAGATCATGCTGGACGAAAGCAGCAAGAGCGGCGTGATCGAGGCGCAGGAAGTCAAAATGATCAAGAACGTCTTCCAGCTCAAGGACATTACGTCGGAAGACTGCATGACCCCGCGAATCTACATGTTCGCGCTCGACTGCAACCTCCTGCTGAAGGAGGCGAAGGAGCTTCTGTTTAAGTCCAAGTATTCACGGATTCCGCTGTACGAAGGGACGCTCGATAACATCATCGGCATCCTGTACAAGACGAAGGCCCTGACGGCCCTAGCCCAGGGGCTCAGTGAAATGAAGGTGCGGGAGATCGCAAGCCCCGCGCTGTTCGTGCCCCATACCAAGTCGGCCGACGACCTGATGAAGCAGTTTCAGCTCGACAAGCGGCACATGGCGATCGTCGTCAACGAGTTCGGCGGGGTCATGGGACTGGTCACGCTGGAAGATCTTTTGGAAGAAGTGGTCGGAGAAATCGTCGATGAGACCGACATCACCGAGGAGCTCATCAAGCGTATCGGAAAGAATCAGATCCTCGTTCACGGCCGCACGGAAGTGCGGAAGGTGAACGACTTCCTCAAGGTCGATCTGGGGGACGATGCCGTCACGATCAGCGGCCTGATTCAGCACGAGCTCGGCCGGATCCCGAAGGTCGGCGAGGAGGTTCACATCGGCAACTGCCGGCTGGTGATCCACGAGGCCGATCCCCGCGTGATCAAGAGCGTGCAGATCTACAAGGAAGAAAAACACCCGTCCCACGTCGAGGCGGTGGTCGGCGAGGCCATGCCGGTCAGTCAGGTTTCAGGAGATCGGTAA
- a CDS encoding vitamin B12-dependent ribonucleotide reductase, whose translation MRIERRFTRRGQSPYEGLAFVKRSSEIRNPDGSTVFKLENIDVPESWTQLAIDILAQKYFRKAGVPQLDAAGKPMVDAAGKPVTTGERDARQVFERLAGCWTFWGKNHGYFKTPEDATAFHDEMCYMLAYQMAAPNSPQWFNTGLHYAYGLTGPAQGHFYFDPKVGDVVKAANAFEHPQPHACFIQSIEDDLVNENGIMDLWVREARLFKYGSGTGTNFSRLRGDGEPLSGGGRSSGLMSFLKIGDRAAGAIKSGGTTRRAAKMVCLDLDHPDIEEFIDWKVIEEQKVAAMVTGSKVCAQRLNGVLKACTLKGNDGQSQVELDMKKNQPLREAVAAARRDMVPEAYLLRMFDYAKQGYTHFVFHEYDTNWDGKAYQTVSGQNSNNSVRIPNGFFEVLERDGDWELRRRTDGKAIKTVKARDLWDKIAWAAWICADPGTQYDTTINEWHTCPEDGRINASNPCSEYMFLDDTACNLASLNLSKFFNAEGEFDLESFRHAVRLWTVALEISVLMASFPSRSIAQKSYEFRTLGLGYANLGTILMRQSIPYDSPKALALCGAITAIMTGESYATSAEMAAEIGPFPGYAKNRESMLRVIRNHRRAAYGAAEHEYEGLTIRPMAIQPEHCQPEILLAARRAWDRALELGAAYGYRNAQVTVIAPTGTIGLVMDCDTTGIEPDFALVKFKKLAGGGYFKIINQSLPPALAALGYNDVQIEDIVGYCVGRQTLKGAPFINHDTLRQKGFDEAALERLEGQLGAAFEIHFAFNKFTLGEEFCREKLGITEAQIADPTFNMLKHLGFTQEDVVAANDYCCGTMTVEGAPHLKTEHLPIFDCANRCGRLGQRYIAVDAHIRMMAAAQPFISGAISKTINMPADATLEDVKAAYMFAWKSMVKAVALYRDGSKLSQPLNASSDSGKAVEAAPSVAQVAEKQAERVLVRYLAKRRPLPARRSGYTQKAIIGGHKLYIRTGEYEDGTVGEIFLDMHKEGAAFRSLMNNFAIAISLGLQHGVPLEEFVEAFVFTRFEPNGPVKLNDRIKMATSIIDYIFRELAITYLERKDLAQVQEEDLRMDSMKKDDQDPECVAEEVDMTALAKSSILTEHLPRRNGLHDHGHGNGHGHGNGSVAHKLELKRETLTVTSVRQEAREKGYEGDPCQNCKQFTLVRNGTCLKCMTCGETSGCS comes from the coding sequence GTGAGGATTGAACGGCGATTCACCAGGCGTGGGCAGAGCCCCTATGAGGGTCTTGCATTCGTCAAGCGCTCCTCGGAGATCCGGAATCCAGACGGATCGACCGTGTTCAAACTCGAGAATATAGATGTTCCGGAATCCTGGACGCAGCTGGCCATCGACATCCTGGCCCAGAAGTATTTCCGCAAGGCCGGGGTGCCGCAGTTGGATGCGGCAGGAAAGCCGATGGTCGATGCCGCAGGGAAGCCTGTCACGACCGGTGAGCGGGATGCCCGGCAGGTCTTCGAGCGGCTGGCCGGTTGTTGGACGTTCTGGGGCAAGAATCACGGCTACTTCAAGACCCCGGAAGACGCCACCGCGTTCCATGATGAGATGTGCTACATGCTGGCCTATCAGATGGCCGCCCCCAACTCGCCGCAGTGGTTCAACACCGGGTTGCACTACGCGTATGGCTTGACGGGGCCGGCGCAGGGCCACTTCTATTTTGACCCGAAGGTCGGTGACGTGGTGAAGGCCGCCAACGCTTTCGAGCATCCCCAGCCGCATGCCTGTTTCATTCAATCGATCGAGGACGATCTGGTGAATGAGAACGGCATTATGGACCTGTGGGTGCGCGAAGCGCGGCTATTCAAGTACGGCTCCGGGACCGGCACGAACTTCTCGCGGTTGCGCGGAGACGGAGAGCCATTGTCGGGCGGCGGACGGTCCTCCGGGCTCATGTCCTTCCTTAAGATCGGCGACCGAGCGGCCGGCGCGATCAAGTCCGGCGGGACGACGCGGCGGGCGGCCAAGATGGTCTGCCTCGACCTCGACCACCCCGACATCGAAGAGTTCATCGATTGGAAGGTGATCGAAGAGCAGAAGGTCGCCGCGATGGTGACCGGCTCGAAGGTGTGCGCGCAGCGTTTGAACGGCGTGCTCAAGGCCTGCACCCTCAAGGGGAACGACGGCCAGAGCCAGGTCGAACTGGACATGAAGAAGAACCAGCCCTTGCGGGAGGCGGTAGCGGCGGCCCGTCGGGACATGGTCCCCGAGGCCTACCTCCTGCGCATGTTCGACTACGCCAAGCAGGGCTACACCCATTTCGTCTTCCATGAATACGACACGAATTGGGACGGCAAGGCGTATCAGACCGTGTCGGGGCAAAATTCCAACAACAGCGTCCGGATTCCGAACGGCTTCTTCGAAGTCTTGGAGCGGGACGGCGATTGGGAACTGCGCCGGCGGACCGACGGCAAGGCGATCAAGACGGTCAAGGCCCGCGACCTGTGGGACAAAATCGCCTGGGCGGCTTGGATCTGCGCCGATCCCGGGACGCAGTACGACACGACGATCAACGAGTGGCACACCTGTCCGGAGGATGGACGGATCAACGCGTCGAACCCCTGCTCGGAGTATATGTTCCTAGACGACACGGCCTGCAATCTGGCCTCGTTGAACCTGTCGAAGTTCTTCAATGCCGAGGGCGAATTCGACCTCGAATCTTTCCGGCATGCGGTGCGGCTCTGGACGGTCGCGCTGGAGATCAGCGTCTTGATGGCGTCGTTCCCCAGCCGTTCCATCGCGCAGAAGAGCTACGAGTTCAGGACGCTCGGCCTCGGCTATGCGAACTTGGGTACGATCCTGATGCGGCAGAGCATTCCCTACGATTCGCCGAAGGCGCTGGCTCTTTGCGGCGCGATCACCGCGATCATGACCGGTGAATCATACGCGACGTCGGCGGAAATGGCGGCCGAAATCGGCCCGTTCCCCGGCTATGCGAAGAACCGCGAATCCATGCTGCGCGTGATCAGGAACCACCGGCGCGCGGCTTACGGCGCAGCGGAACACGAGTACGAAGGCTTGACCATCAGGCCGATGGCAATTCAGCCGGAACATTGCCAGCCGGAAATCCTCTTGGCGGCGCGACGCGCCTGGGACCGCGCGTTGGAATTGGGAGCCGCCTACGGCTATCGGAACGCGCAAGTCACCGTTATCGCCCCGACCGGCACGATCGGGCTCGTCATGGATTGCGATACCACCGGCATCGAACCGGACTTCGCGCTGGTGAAGTTTAAGAAGTTGGCGGGGGGCGGGTATTTCAAGATCATCAACCAGAGTCTTCCGCCGGCCTTGGCGGCGCTCGGCTACAACGACGTCCAGATCGAGGATATCGTCGGCTACTGTGTGGGGCGGCAGACGCTCAAGGGCGCGCCGTTCATCAATCACGACACGTTGCGTCAGAAGGGCTTCGACGAGGCGGCGCTCGAACGGCTGGAGGGGCAACTCGGGGCGGCGTTCGAGATCCATTTCGCCTTCAACAAATTCACGCTCGGCGAGGAATTTTGTCGGGAGAAACTCGGCATCACCGAAGCGCAGATCGCCGATCCGACGTTCAACATGCTCAAACACCTCGGCTTCACCCAGGAGGATGTGGTCGCCGCGAACGACTATTGCTGCGGCACCATGACCGTGGAGGGGGCGCCGCATCTGAAGACGGAGCATCTGCCGATCTTCGATTGCGCCAATCGTTGCGGGCGTCTAGGCCAGCGGTATATCGCGGTCGACGCCCACATTCGGATGATGGCGGCGGCGCAGCCGTTCATCAGCGGGGCGATCAGCAAGACGATCAACATGCCGGCCGACGCGACGCTCGAGGACGTGAAGGCGGCCTATATGTTCGCCTGGAAGAGCATGGTGAAGGCGGTGGCACTCTACCGCGACGGGTCGAAGCTGAGCCAGCCGTTGAACGCGTCATCCGATTCGGGCAAAGCGGTGGAAGCGGCGCCCAGCGTCGCGCAGGTAGCAGAAAAACAGGCAGAACGCGTCTTGGTTCGGTACTTGGCCAAACGGCGGCCGCTTCCGGCGCGTCGCAGCGGCTATACCCAAAAGGCCATCATCGGCGGTCACAAGCTCTACATCAGGACCGGCGAGTACGAAGACGGGACGGTCGGTGAGATCTTCCTCGACATGCATAAGGAAGGCGCCGCGTTCCGCAGCCTGATGAACAACTTCGCGATCGCCATTTCACTCGGCTTGCAGCACGGTGTGCCGCTGGAGGAATTCGTCGAGGCCTTCGTCTTTACCCGGTTCGAGCCGAACGGGCCGGTCAAGCTGAACGATCGCATCAAGATGGCGACGTCCATCATCGACTACATCTTCCGCGAGTTGGCGATCACCTACCTCGAGCGGAAGGATCTCGCGCAGGTGCAGGAAGAAGACTTGCGGATGGACTCGATGAAAAAGGACGATCAAGACCCGGAATGCGTGGCCGAGGAAGTGGACATGACGGCCTTGGCCAAGTCGTCGATCCTCACCGAGCATCTGCCGCGCCGCAACGGTCTGCACGACCATGGGCATGGCAACGGCCATGGCCACGGGAACGGCAGTGTCGCCCATAAGCTGGAACTGAAGCGGGAGACCTTGACCGTGACCTCGGTGCGGCAGGAGGCGAGGGAGAAGGGCTACGAAGGCGATCCCTGTCAGAATTGCAAACAGTTCACGCTTGTGCGTAACGGCACATGCTTGAAGTGCATGACCTGCGGCGAAACCAGCGGCTGCTCGTAG
- a CDS encoding septal ring lytic transglycosylase RlpA family protein, whose amino-acid sequence MEGEKTLTQRLLPLLLVLFLTSLLGGCAGWGQSRPIYPPGYPLGFIERGSASWYGPGFHGNRTANGEVYDMHKLTAAHRTLPLGSVALVRSLSTGRQVTVRINDRGPFARGRILDLSLAGAQALGMVGRGTEEIELKVIDYQGRGAELGVLRVQVGSFADPANAQALVERLKGAYPGSRIIGVDLPAGRRYRVYAGSFTDESQAEQAAAHLRRALDIDPFIVRDDT is encoded by the coding sequence ATGGAGGGGGAGAAGACACTGACGCAGCGTCTTCTTCCTCTCCTGCTCGTTCTTTTTCTCACCAGTCTTCTCGGAGGGTGTGCCGGCTGGGGCCAGAGCCGCCCCATCTATCCTCCCGGTTATCCGCTTGGGTTCATCGAGCGCGGCAGCGCGTCCTGGTATGGTCCCGGATTTCATGGCAACCGGACCGCCAACGGGGAAGTCTACGACATGCACAAACTGACGGCGGCCCATCGGACATTGCCCCTGGGCTCCGTGGCGCTGGTCAGGTCACTCAGCACGGGGCGGCAAGTCACGGTGCGGATCAACGACCGGGGCCCGTTCGCTCGCGGCCGTATCCTCGACCTCTCGCTGGCCGGAGCCCAAGCTTTGGGGATGGTCGGGCGGGGGACCGAGGAGATCGAATTGAAAGTGATCGACTACCAGGGACGGGGGGCGGAATTGGGCGTCTTGCGGGTCCAGGTCGGCTCGTTTGCGGACCCCGCCAATGCCCAGGCGTTGGTTGAACGGCTGAAGGGTGCCTATCCCGGCTCTCGCATCATCGGGGTCGATCTTCCGGCTGGACGGCGATACCGTGTCTATGCCGGATCTTTCACTGACGAAAGCCAGGCTGAGCAGGCGGCAGCCCACCTCAGGCGGGCCTTGGATATCGATCCCTTCATCGTCAGGGACGACACATGA
- a CDS encoding MFS transporter: MSAATLRSLWSPRLGFMLPLGFASGLPLALTGGTLQAWLTEAGLDLSTIGLFAYVGLPYTLKFMWAPVMDRLVPPWLGRRRGWMILTQFGLALALAAMALLGPLAGAQVFAGLALGVAFLSASQDIVFDAYRTDLLKPDERGLGAATWVMGYRLAMIASGSLALILASRMGWPASYLCMAGLMLLGLITILMAPEPEQVHEGPKSMQEAVWGPLQEFLTRPMAGALLGLIVLYKLGDAFAGALTTSFLLRGMEFTSEDIGLIRAMGIGATILGAFIGGSLMPRMGLFRSLFVFGLLQAVSNLSFMWLAWVGKSYAVMAFAVGFENLTGGMGTAAFVALVMSLCDHRYTATQFALLSSVEALGRVFLGWPAAKLVGLMGWGPFFFVTFLAAVPGLWMLWHLRRPVEAHAVLTEEAYEASVSC, translated from the coding sequence ATGAGCGCAGCCACACTTCGCAGCCTCTGGAGTCCTCGACTCGGCTTCATGTTGCCGTTGGGCTTTGCTTCCGGTCTTCCCTTGGCCCTGACCGGGGGAACGCTTCAGGCCTGGCTCACCGAGGCAGGACTGGACCTGAGCACGATCGGACTGTTTGCCTACGTCGGCCTTCCTTATACATTGAAATTCATGTGGGCTCCGGTCATGGACCGGCTGGTGCCGCCCTGGCTTGGTCGGCGGCGCGGCTGGATGATCTTGACGCAGTTCGGGCTGGCCTTGGCCCTCGCTGCGATGGCGCTGCTCGGCCCCTTGGCCGGGGCTCAAGTCTTCGCGGGATTGGCCTTGGGCGTCGCCTTCCTTTCCGCTTCGCAAGACATCGTCTTCGACGCCTACCGCACCGACCTATTGAAACCGGATGAGCGGGGGCTCGGCGCCGCTACCTGGGTCATGGGCTACCGTCTCGCGATGATTGCGTCAGGCTCTCTCGCGTTGATCCTGGCTTCCAGGATGGGCTGGCCCGCGTCCTATCTCTGCATGGCCGGGCTGATGCTGCTGGGATTGATCACGATTCTCATGGCGCCCGAGCCGGAGCAGGTCCATGAAGGGCCGAAGTCGATGCAGGAGGCGGTCTGGGGGCCGTTGCAGGAGTTTCTCACCCGCCCTATGGCCGGCGCGCTGCTGGGGCTCATCGTGCTGTATAAATTAGGGGACGCCTTCGCCGGCGCCTTGACGACGTCGTTCCTGCTCCGCGGCATGGAGTTTACGTCCGAGGATATCGGGTTGATCCGTGCGATGGGCATCGGCGCAACCATTCTCGGCGCATTCATCGGAGGGAGCCTCATGCCTCGCATGGGACTCTTTCGCAGCCTCTTCGTATTCGGCCTGCTGCAGGCGGTTTCCAACCTGTCGTTTATGTGGCTCGCCTGGGTGGGGAAAAGTTATGCGGTGATGGCCTTTGCGGTGGGGTTCGAGAACTTGACGGGTGGAATGGGGACGGCGGCTTTTGTGGCGTTGGTGATGTCCCTGTGCGATCACCGATATACCGCTACCCAATTTGCGCTGCTGTCCTCGGTGGAAGCACTCGGGCGTGTCTTTCTCGGCTGGCCCGCGGCGAAACTCGTGGGTCTCATGGGATGGGGGCCGTTCTTCTTCGTGACGTTTTTGGCTGCGGTTCCGGGGCTCTGGATGCTCTGGCATCTGCGCCGCCCAGTCGAAGCCCATGCCGTGCTCACTGAAGAGGCATACGAGGCGAGTGTGTCCTGCTAA
- a CDS encoding DUF4359 domain-containing protein, which yields MPSPIVKPTSRMSASRAGVTQSRGGLIRLALLAAGLAAAVALAATNPTMDGYVRFVEVRLAAEIEKMDQGASRAEQNLIKGIFRARGIQLVDSVVRPNSTRRNWGLFSLFETHVLDERVLVLGVAEHFLPIRGVDEVTLKVGRLAF from the coding sequence ATGCCAAGTCCAATTGTCAAACCGACGTCGCGGATGTCGGCATCTCGGGCCGGCGTCACGCAGAGCCGTGGAGGCCTGATCCGCCTGGCACTTCTTGCGGCAGGACTGGCGGCCGCGGTGGCCCTTGCCGCGACGAATCCGACGATGGACGGATATGTCCGGTTCGTCGAGGTGCGGTTGGCGGCAGAAATCGAAAAGATGGATCAAGGGGCGTCGCGCGCCGAGCAAAACCTCATCAAGGGAATTTTTCGCGCGCGAGGCATCCAATTGGTCGACAGCGTCGTGCGCCCCAACAGCACGAGACGAAATTGGGGACTCTTCAGCCTTTTCGAGACACATGTGCTGGATGAACGGGTGTTGGTGCTTGGTGTGGCCGAGCATTTTCTCCCGATCCGAGGTGTCGATGAGGTGACTCTGAAGGTCGGTCGACTGGCCTTTTGA
- a CDS encoding ACT domain-containing protein yields the protein MPTTTQFAVSGQSKPGVLAQVAAVLGAAGVNIKAFSAPEVTGQGKLRLIVADVDAARIALRKAKIKFREETALILSLENKPGALKQVADSLTRARINIKCGYCTPSREGKRAIVVLTVSNTTKALGVLRTQSLDEF from the coding sequence ATGCCGACAACCACGCAGTTTGCCGTCAGCGGGCAGAGTAAGCCGGGAGTGCTAGCCCAAGTCGCGGCCGTTCTCGGGGCCGCCGGAGTCAACATCAAGGCCTTTTCCGCGCCGGAAGTGACCGGGCAGGGAAAGTTGCGGCTGATCGTGGCGGATGTTGACGCAGCCCGCATCGCGCTCAGGAAAGCCAAGATTAAGTTTCGGGAAGAAACGGCGCTGATCCTTAGTTTGGAGAACAAGCCGGGGGCGCTGAAGCAAGTGGCGGATTCGCTGACGAGGGCCCGCATCAACATCAAGTGCGGCTATTGCACCCCGTCCCGCGAAGGAAAACGCGCCATCGTGGTGCTGACGGTCTCGAATACCACGAAGGCTCTTGGGGTCCTGCGGACCCAATCCCTCGACGAATTCTAA